From a single Micromonospora carbonacea genomic region:
- a CDS encoding helix-turn-helix domain-containing protein, whose product MTGLRERKKAETRAALGWAAIRLTAERGYDNVRVEDIAEAAGVSPRTFNNYFSSKAEAIASRHLDRSLRTAAALRERPADEPLWAALTAAALEQFTPGPEVEAMPSPAHAQWVAGVRTMLAEPALQGERLRAAAIAEAGLAAAVAERTGTDLTTDMYPRLVAAAASAAVAVAMQHYLDSADPPTPIERLITDAFTQVAAGLPTPPR is encoded by the coding sequence ATGACAGGGCTGCGGGAGCGCAAGAAGGCCGAGACGCGGGCGGCGCTCGGCTGGGCAGCTATCCGCCTCACCGCCGAGCGCGGCTACGACAACGTCCGCGTCGAGGACATCGCCGAGGCGGCCGGCGTTTCCCCGCGCACCTTCAACAACTACTTCTCCAGCAAGGCGGAGGCGATCGCCTCCCGCCACCTCGACCGCAGCCTGCGCACCGCCGCCGCGCTACGCGAACGCCCCGCCGACGAGCCGCTCTGGGCGGCGCTCACCGCGGCGGCGCTGGAACAGTTCACGCCCGGCCCCGAGGTCGAGGCGATGCCGTCCCCCGCCCATGCGCAGTGGGTGGCCGGCGTGCGGACCATGCTCGCCGAGCCCGCGCTCCAGGGCGAGCGGCTGCGCGCCGCCGCGATCGCCGAGGCCGGGCTGGCCGCCGCCGTCGCCGAGCGCACCGGCACCGACCTCACCACCGACATGTACCCACGGCTCGTCGCGGCCGCCGCCAGCGCCGCCGTCGCCGTCGCCATGCAGCACTACCTCGACAGCGCCGACCCGCCCACCCCGATCGAGCGCCTCATCACCGACGCCTTCACCCAGGTCGCCGCCGGCCTCCCGACGCCGCCCCGCTGA